The proteins below are encoded in one region of Polynucleobacter sp. AP-Elch-400A-B2:
- a CDS encoding DUF2069 domain-containing protein, translated as MLKNWHSKNPYQLIATAAFVDLFILCVAWEWFISPLRPGGSWLVLKAIPLLFAIPGLWKGNVYTMQWASMLILLYITEGLVRILETGVNFWMAALETAIGAVGFVCLLMFLKPIKARAKAAKKERAAAENSLKG; from the coding sequence ATGCTTAAAAACTGGCACTCGAAAAACCCTTACCAACTCATCGCTACAGCAGCTTTTGTTGACCTATTTATTCTGTGCGTGGCTTGGGAATGGTTTATCTCGCCACTGAGGCCAGGAGGCTCTTGGCTCGTTCTCAAGGCTATCCCCTTGTTATTTGCCATTCCAGGCCTATGGAAAGGCAATGTTTACACCATGCAATGGGCCTCCATGCTGATCCTGCTCTATATTACCGAGGGCTTAGTGCGTATTTTGGAAACTGGAGTTAATTTCTGGATGGCCGCCCTAGAAACGGCTATTGGAGCGGTTGGGTTTGTATGTCTGCTGATGTTCCTCAAACCCATTAAAGCCCGGGCTAAGGCAGCAAAAAAGGAGCGGGCCGCGGCAGAAAACAGCCTTAAAGGATAA
- the wrbA gene encoding NAD(P)H:quinone oxidoreductase, whose translation MSQSDILVLYYSRYGATRDLARLIAEGIESMPGVNARLRTVPAISAVCEATEAAVPTDGAPYVEYADLKECIGLALGSPTRFGNMAAPMKYFWDGSSSEWLNGALVGKPACVFTSSGSLHGGQESTLLTMMIPLLHHGMMLMGIPYSEPDLMSTSSGGSPYGVTHLAHADGRAPISAEEQRLAIAQGKRLAIAALKLNQG comes from the coding sequence ATGAGCCAATCTGACATTTTAGTTTTGTACTACTCACGCTATGGAGCAACCCGAGACTTAGCTCGACTGATTGCTGAAGGTATTGAAAGTATGCCGGGTGTTAACGCCAGGCTACGCACCGTGCCAGCGATCTCCGCAGTATGCGAGGCTACGGAAGCTGCTGTCCCAACTGATGGCGCCCCCTATGTTGAATATGCCGATTTAAAGGAATGTATTGGTCTAGCTCTAGGCTCCCCTACGCGCTTTGGCAATATGGCCGCTCCCATGAAATACTTTTGGGATGGCAGTTCCTCAGAATGGCTCAATGGGGCTCTCGTTGGTAAACCAGCCTGCGTCTTTACTAGTTCAGGCAGCCTGCACGGCGGTCAAGAAAGCACCCTTCTGACTATGATGATTCCCCTACTTCACCACGGCATGATGCTCATGGGTATTCCGTATAGTGAACCCGACCTGATGAGTACCTCAAGCGGTGGCAGTCCTTATGGCGTTACCCACCTGGCACATGCTGATGGTCGAGCACCGATTAGCGCTGAAGAACAGCGCCTAGCCATTGCCCAGGGTAAACGCCTGGCAATTGCAGCACTCAAACTCAATCAAGGGTAA
- a CDS encoding YhjD/YihY/BrkB family envelope integrity protein: MRLIQNPQLWLSLGKEIWERNRGQNLKQVAASLAYTTTLALIPMLTVASILIGYLPSVVRIKYAFQAWLLDTYMPGGLNQQVFNYLDQFSAQAKGLTLIGLLGLVITTIMTLAVIENAFNQIFRISERRPILKKIAIYSSATILGPILLGIGTYLSGLLFSAAEGWTETLSFGLGFVATVVPILLAMAVFSVAYKILPYAQIEWRDALSGAFFAALTFELMKFGFGLFLGNVGFYKTVYGAFAIFPLALIWIYLTWWITLAGAVLVANLPSIRNGLLRVIRY; this comes from the coding sequence ATGCGGCTTATTCAGAATCCTCAATTATGGCTCTCTCTTGGAAAAGAGATCTGGGAGCGTAACCGGGGTCAAAATCTAAAGCAAGTAGCGGCTAGCCTGGCCTATACTACTACGCTGGCCTTGATTCCGATGCTAACGGTGGCTTCCATTTTGATTGGCTATCTCCCCAGCGTGGTGCGAATTAAGTATGCCTTTCAGGCCTGGTTGCTAGACACCTATATGCCAGGGGGCTTAAATCAGCAGGTCTTTAATTATTTGGATCAATTTTCAGCGCAGGCCAAAGGCCTTACCTTGATTGGTTTGCTCGGCTTGGTAATTACGACCATCATGACGTTGGCAGTGATTGAAAACGCCTTTAATCAGATCTTTCGCATCTCTGAAAGGCGACCGATTTTGAAGAAGATTGCGATCTATTCCTCTGCAACCATATTGGGACCCATCCTTTTAGGTATTGGAACTTACTTAAGCGGTCTTCTATTTAGTGCGGCAGAGGGTTGGACGGAAACTCTGAGCTTTGGTTTGGGTTTTGTGGCAACGGTGGTACCCATACTTCTGGCCATGGCCGTATTCTCAGTAGCTTACAAAATCCTCCCTTATGCCCAAATTGAGTGGCGTGATGCTTTGAGCGGTGCCTTCTTTGCAGCCCTCACTTTTGAGTTAATGAAGTTTGGATTTGGTCTCTTTTTAGGTAATGTCGGTTTTTACAAAACGGTCTATGGTGCTTTTGCGATCTTTCCTTTAGCGCTGATTTGGATTTACCTGACCTGGTGGATCACCTTGGCTGGGGCGGTCTTGGTTGCCAATCTTCCCAGCATTCGGAATGGGTTGCTTAGGGTTATTCGTTACTGA
- a CDS encoding CBS domain-containing protein, which translates to MKVCDILRVKGSTLFTVAPDTALQTAVLVMSEHDIGSLVVMEYDKLVGILTFREVIAALAKNHGKLDELKVQGVMNAKPLTCNMETDIDEVRRMMLVDHARYLPVIDQKMLMGVISFYDVAKSVVEAQDFENTMLKAYIRDWPEEVEKANP; encoded by the coding sequence ATGAAAGTTTGCGACATATTGCGCGTTAAGGGCAGCACACTATTTACAGTGGCACCGGATACTGCTTTGCAAACTGCCGTCTTGGTGATGAGTGAGCATGACATCGGTTCATTGGTAGTGATGGAGTACGACAAACTGGTGGGTATCCTGACATTCCGTGAAGTGATTGCAGCCTTAGCAAAAAACCATGGCAAATTAGATGAGCTCAAAGTCCAAGGCGTCATGAATGCCAAGCCCTTGACATGCAATATGGAGACAGATATTGACGAGGTTCGCCGCATGATGCTAGTTGACCATGCCCGTTACTTGCCGGTGATTGATCAAAAGATGCTGATGGGTGTGATTTCTTTCTACGACGTGGCTAAATCCGTTGTTGAGGCTCAGGACTTTGAAAACACGATGCTCAAGGCTTACATCCGCGACTGGCCAGAAGAGGTCGAAAAAGCTAATCCATAG
- the aroC gene encoding chorismate synthase: MSGNTLGLLFTVTTFGESHGPAIGAIVDGCPPGMSLCEADLQLDLDRRKPGTSRHVTQRQEADRVEILSGVYEGKTTGTPIGLLIRNTDQRSQDYGNILQTFRPGHADYAYHYKYGLRDPRGGGRSSARLTAPVVAAAAIAKKWLKEQYGTVFYGYMSQLGEIEIPFKDAALIESNPFFAANADIVPQLEAYMDVLRKAGDSCGAKIEVRARNVPIGLGEPLFDKLDADIAHAMMGINAVKGVEIGSGFKSVMQRGSEHGDELHPDGFASNNAGGTLGGISTGQDLRVSIAIKPTSSILSPKESVDLDGKPMTVQTKGRHDPCVGIRATPIAEAMLALVLIDHALRHRAQCGDVKHSVESIPAARPGSATD, encoded by the coding sequence ATGTCAGGAAATACATTAGGCCTTCTCTTTACTGTCACCACTTTTGGTGAATCCCACGGTCCCGCCATTGGCGCTATTGTTGATGGCTGCCCTCCAGGCATGTCTCTGTGCGAAGCAGACTTGCAGCTTGATTTAGATCGCCGCAAGCCAGGAACCTCACGTCATGTGACCCAACGTCAAGAGGCCGACAGGGTAGAAATTCTGTCTGGTGTGTATGAAGGCAAAACCACGGGCACGCCTATTGGCTTGTTAATTCGGAATACTGATCAGCGCAGTCAAGATTACGGCAACATCCTACAAACATTTAGACCCGGTCACGCTGATTACGCTTATCACTACAAATATGGTTTGCGTGATCCTCGTGGGGGTGGGCGCTCTTCAGCAAGATTAACTGCACCTGTTGTAGCTGCAGCAGCGATTGCCAAGAAGTGGCTCAAAGAACAATATGGCACGGTGTTTTATGGCTACATGAGCCAGCTCGGTGAAATTGAAATCCCATTTAAAGATGCAGCACTTATTGAGAGCAATCCTTTCTTTGCTGCCAATGCCGATATCGTTCCTCAGTTAGAGGCGTATATGGATGTACTGCGCAAGGCAGGGGATTCTTGTGGAGCAAAGATTGAAGTGCGGGCGCGTAATGTGCCCATCGGATTGGGTGAGCCTCTATTCGATAAGTTAGATGCGGATATTGCACATGCCATGATGGGTATTAATGCGGTCAAGGGCGTTGAGATTGGCTCTGGCTTTAAGTCAGTAATGCAGCGCGGCAGTGAGCATGGCGATGAGTTGCATCCAGATGGATTCGCCAGCAATAATGCGGGCGGCACTTTAGGTGGTATCAGTACTGGTCAAGATTTGCGGGTGTCGATTGCCATCAAGCCAACATCTAGTATCTTGAGTCCAAAAGAATCAGTGGATTTAGATGGCAAGCCTATGACTGTTCAGACTAAGGGTCGTCATGATCCTTGTGTAGGTATTCGCGCTACTCCAATTGCGGAAGCGATGCTAGCCTTAGTTTTGATTGATCACGCTTTGCGTCACCGCGCTCAGTGCGGTGATGTGAAACACAGTGTTGAGTCGATTCCAGCTGCACGTCCCGGCTCTGCAACGGATTAA
- a CDS encoding MFS transporter, with product MTPSVRWAFGSFFFLYFAYVGLVSPYASLFFLDRGFSVIEIAVLMSMLQITRIVGPFSWGWLSDYLSNRIGIIRFCACLAAVTFLSIFFLNSYVAFFIWMFVLHTILSSLMPLGESATVHALFKDNSFDKRYGRLRLWGSIGFITMVLFAGELFQRKGIELYPIVGAVILTCLALVTFRLHEPKLERRKMVKGELLIVLLNPDVRWFLLSGFFMIFAHAALYVFYSLYLADLGYDKFQIGLFWALGVAAEVIFFYFQSKVLSRLDPEIILQIAFGIGVFRFILMAFFPFTWVLILAQLMHAGTFGAHHSAATKLLQRWFTGPLQARGQALMATVSYGLGGTLGGLLAGWLWDATQPRNVFVMAALACGLGGMAIGKLSPSR from the coding sequence ATGACACCTTCAGTGCGTTGGGCCTTCGGGTCCTTTTTCTTTTTGTATTTCGCTTATGTTGGTTTAGTTTCTCCATACGCTAGCCTCTTTTTTCTAGATCGTGGCTTTAGTGTCATCGAGATTGCGGTCTTAATGTCTATGCTACAAATCACACGAATAGTCGGGCCGTTCTCTTGGGGGTGGTTGTCTGACTACCTATCCAATCGCATCGGTATCATTCGATTCTGCGCTTGTTTAGCGGCAGTGACTTTCTTGAGCATCTTTTTTCTCAATAGCTATGTTGCATTCTTCATTTGGATGTTTGTCTTACATACCATCCTCAGTAGCCTAATGCCTCTAGGTGAATCAGCCACTGTGCATGCTTTGTTTAAAGACAATTCATTTGACAAGCGTTATGGCCGTTTGCGTTTGTGGGGCTCGATTGGTTTTATTACTATGGTCTTATTTGCGGGTGAGTTATTTCAGCGTAAAGGTATAGAGCTTTATCCCATCGTGGGCGCGGTGATTTTGACCTGCTTGGCACTGGTTACCTTTCGCTTGCATGAGCCCAAGTTGGAGCGCCGCAAGATGGTTAAGGGTGAGCTGCTGATTGTTTTATTGAATCCCGATGTGCGTTGGTTCTTGCTCTCCGGATTTTTTATGATTTTTGCGCACGCTGCTTTATATGTGTTCTATTCGCTCTACCTAGCCGATTTAGGTTACGATAAATTTCAGATTGGTTTGTTCTGGGCTTTAGGCGTTGCAGCCGAAGTAATCTTCTTTTATTTCCAAAGTAAAGTGCTCAGTCGCTTAGATCCCGAGATTATTTTGCAGATTGCTTTTGGTATAGGCGTGTTTCGATTTATCTTGATGGCTTTCTTCCCATTCACTTGGGTTCTGATTCTGGCTCAGCTCATGCACGCCGGTACTTTTGGCGCACACCACAGTGCTGCTACGAAACTATTGCAACGCTGGTTTACTGGTCCATTGCAGGCACGAGGACAAGCTTTAATGGCAACCGTGTCCTATGGCTTAGGTGGAACACTGGGTGGTTTGCTTGCTGGTTGGTTATGGGATGCTACCCAGCCTCGAAATGTATTTGTGATGGCGGCCTTAGCCTGCGGTCTAGGAGGCATGGCGATTGGGAAGCTGAGCCCCAGCCGCTAG
- a CDS encoding electron transfer flavoprotein-ubiquinone oxidoreductase, translating to MTAQELLEQFGPRESMDYDLVIVGGGPAGLSAAIKAKQLANESGKEISVCVLEKGSEIGAHILSGAVMDPKALTELFPSWKELGAPLDTEVNQDQFLFLTKESAFQVPNWMLPHCFKNEGNYIVSLANVTRWLGQQAENLGVEIFPGFPASDILYNEQGAVCGVVTGSMGLDKAGQPTDQFQLGMELRAKYTLFAEGSRGHLGKQLIAKFALDKDADPQSYGIGIKELWEVEPSKSKPGLVVHTAGWPLESDTYGGSFLYHLGDNKVAVGLVVGLSYKNPYLSPFEEFQRYKLHPKIRETFEGGKRLAYGARALTAGGLNSLPKTVFPGGALIGCDAGFLNASRIKGSHAAIKTGMLAAEAAVAALAENRSADVLAAYPNAFKNSWLHTELNQARNFKPWMSKGLYLGTLMVGLEQKLLGGNMPWTIHLKHADHECLEPAAQHQPIDYPKPDGRITFDRLSSVFISNTNHAENQPIHLTLKDASVPVSLNLKTYAGPEQRYCPAGVYEYVEKDGQPQLQINSQNCVHCKTCDIKDPSQNIVWITPEGGGGPNYASM from the coding sequence ATGACTGCCCAGGAATTACTCGAACAGTTTGGACCTAGAGAATCCATGGACTACGACCTCGTCATCGTGGGAGGTGGTCCTGCAGGATTGTCCGCAGCCATTAAAGCAAAACAGCTAGCCAATGAATCTGGCAAAGAGATTAGCGTCTGCGTGCTCGAAAAAGGCTCTGAAATCGGGGCGCATATCTTGTCTGGCGCCGTCATGGACCCCAAAGCGTTAACCGAACTCTTCCCCAGCTGGAAAGAGTTAGGCGCGCCACTAGATACCGAAGTAAACCAAGACCAGTTTTTATTTCTGACTAAAGAGAGCGCATTTCAGGTTCCCAATTGGATGCTGCCCCATTGCTTTAAAAATGAAGGTAACTATATTGTTAGCTTGGCTAATGTCACTCGCTGGCTTGGTCAACAAGCCGAGAACCTGGGTGTAGAAATCTTTCCAGGCTTTCCGGCCTCGGACATTCTCTATAACGAGCAAGGCGCAGTTTGTGGCGTCGTCACCGGCTCAATGGGTTTGGATAAAGCAGGTCAACCCACCGATCAATTTCAACTTGGTATGGAATTGCGTGCCAAGTACACCTTATTTGCTGAAGGTTCACGCGGACATTTAGGCAAACAACTGATTGCCAAGTTTGCATTGGATAAAGATGCTGATCCACAAAGTTACGGTATTGGCATTAAAGAATTATGGGAAGTCGAACCATCCAAGAGTAAGCCTGGTCTAGTGGTTCATACCGCTGGCTGGCCATTAGAGAGTGATACCTATGGCGGCTCATTCTTGTATCACTTGGGTGATAACAAAGTTGCAGTAGGTCTAGTAGTAGGCCTTTCTTATAAAAACCCATACCTTTCTCCGTTTGAGGAGTTTCAACGTTATAAGTTGCATCCCAAGATTCGCGAAACCTTTGAAGGCGGTAAGCGCCTAGCTTACGGTGCACGGGCACTGACGGCTGGTGGTTTAAATAGCCTACCTAAAACAGTTTTCCCCGGTGGCGCACTGATTGGTTGTGATGCTGGATTCTTGAACGCCTCACGTATTAAAGGAAGTCATGCTGCTATTAAGACTGGCATGCTTGCAGCTGAGGCTGCGGTTGCCGCACTTGCTGAAAATCGCTCTGCTGATGTCTTGGCTGCATATCCAAATGCCTTTAAAAATAGCTGGTTACATACCGAGCTAAACCAAGCGCGTAACTTTAAGCCGTGGATGTCAAAAGGACTCTACCTTGGTACTCTCATGGTGGGCCTTGAGCAAAAACTCTTGGGCGGCAATATGCCTTGGACGATTCATTTAAAGCATGCAGATCATGAATGCCTAGAGCCAGCAGCTCAGCATCAGCCGATTGACTATCCAAAACCGGATGGCAGGATTACCTTTGATCGCCTCTCATCAGTATTTATCTCCAATACCAATCATGCTGAGAATCAACCTATCCACCTCACCTTAAAAGATGCATCGGTACCAGTGAGCTTGAATCTCAAAACCTATGCGGGTCCAGAGCAACGCTACTGCCCTGCCGGTGTTTATGAGTATGTAGAAAAAGATGGTCAGCCGCAGTTGCAGATTAATTCGCAAAACTGTGTGCATTGCAAGACTTGTGACATCAAGGATCCAAGTCAAAATATTGTTTGGATTACCCCTGAAGGTGGTGGTGGTCCGAACTACGCATCGATGTAA
- a CDS encoding CoA transferase subunit A, producing the protein MNKTYPSAVDALRDILKDGQKLAVGGFGLCGIPEALIAAVKDLGAQNLTAIANNAGVDGFGLGVLLNSRQVKKMVASYVGENKEFERQFLAGELELEFTPQGTLAEKLRAGGCGIPAFFTKTGVGTLVAEGKEEKEFDGERYIMERAIVSDISLVKAWKADKSGNLVYRLTARNFNPVVAMAGKITVAEVEEIVENGELDPDEIHTPGIYVHRLVLNTTPEKRIEQRTLSAA; encoded by the coding sequence ATGAATAAAACTTACCCATCGGCTGTAGATGCCCTGCGGGATATCTTGAAGGATGGTCAAAAACTGGCTGTTGGCGGTTTTGGCTTGTGCGGTATTCCTGAGGCATTGATCGCTGCAGTAAAGGATCTTGGCGCACAAAATTTGACGGCTATTGCCAATAATGCTGGGGTTGATGGCTTTGGTTTGGGCGTGTTGCTCAATTCAAGACAAGTAAAAAAAATGGTTGCCTCCTATGTAGGCGAGAACAAAGAATTTGAGCGTCAGTTTTTGGCTGGCGAGCTCGAGTTGGAATTTACTCCGCAAGGAACCCTGGCTGAGAAGTTGCGTGCTGGCGGTTGCGGTATTCCTGCTTTCTTTACCAAAACAGGTGTTGGCACATTGGTAGCTGAGGGCAAAGAAGAAAAAGAATTTGATGGTGAACGCTACATCATGGAGCGTGCAATCGTGTCTGATATCTCACTCGTGAAAGCATGGAAGGCTGATAAGTCAGGTAATTTGGTGTATCGCCTTACAGCTCGCAACTTTAATCCAGTGGTAGCTATGGCTGGCAAGATTACTGTTGCTGAAGTGGAAGAAATTGTGGAGAACGGCGAATTAGATCCCGATGAGATTCATACGCCAGGTATTTATGTGCATCGCTTGGTGCTGAACACTACGCCTGAGAAGCGTATTGAGCAACGCACTTTGTCTGCCGCTTAA